The following are encoded in a window of Balaenoptera ricei isolate mBalRic1 chromosome 1, mBalRic1.hap2, whole genome shotgun sequence genomic DNA:
- the S100A10 gene encoding protein S100-A10: protein MPSQMEHAMETMMFTFHKFAGDKGYLTKEDLRVLMEKEFPGFLENQKDPLAVDKIMKDLDQCRDGKVGFQSFFSLIAGLTIACNDYFVVHMKQRGKK from the exons ATGCCCTCTCAAATGGAACACGCCATGGAAACCATGATGTTCACATTTCACAAATTTGCTGGGGATAAAGGCTACTTAACAAAGGAGGACCTGAGAGTACTCATGGAAAAGGAGTTCCCTGGATTTTTGGAA aatcaaAAAGACCCTCTGGCTGTGGACAAAATAATGAAGGACCTGGACCAGTGCCGAGATGGCAAAGTGGGCTTCCAGAGCTTCTTTTCACTAATCGCTGGGCTCACCATCGCATGCAATGACTATTTTGTAGTACACATGAAGCAGAGGGGAAAGAAGTAG